In Vibrio crassostreae, one DNA window encodes the following:
- a CDS encoding efflux RND transporter permease subunit, whose product MNFLAYFANRQFLARIITVMVLLTGAMSLMQLNLQEYPDVAMDTAEIETSYPGATAQDIELNITNPIEKELRSVDGIAYFSSESSEGRSFIEVEYLPGEDAAVILRDIQQAVDRVGNLPKDIDSPPVVTQQKTSSLDVYHFGVSLSESNTDPASLQHYAYQLEKRINNLGGVGSIKLSGFNEREFWVEVDPEKARRYQVAFDDISTAIEQHNLSQSGGFVESWSQEQKIVTMTKVASVDDVSNIVIKALDSGQVVRVSDVANVIDTFARATEDPVMSGKPAVIFSITNSGSADVTATIDSIKALLDQESERTGGKFIFQTSLDLGKDMGEKFSIVATNGAIGLVLVLLILSMILQRRVAFWVSVSIPFCVFGVMIVLPIMGLNLDSITLAALLLVIGIIVDDSVIIAESIFQEKEAGKKGVDAAVSGTLKVIKPLMASLVTTALVFIPMMFIPGTMGKAVAVIPITVIAALVFSFIECTLTLPAHLASAKESSSKAQKKDRFEWIANHYLSLLNLALNYKKSVIALALVGFAISGFLVSSLKVDIFPTEAGKYIEVYTEVKAGTPLSKVREAHQSIEQAIESLPETELVSYELVYSSPVSQGTINLTNFDQRSRSAEQIIASLNEELAQLSGDMFIKFSIDAGGPPPGEPVEVRVLGGTESERNQTVELVMAWLEDYQGVTSINHSEALKDPQLNIVPQYHWLAKYNLTVSDLSNALRVGFDGNSVTSTWLGDQEVDIRVVLDEQFRDLEKLKTTKIYTADGQQVPLSRLAMVEQIEIPRLIKHYNGEREVTVSAALSDESISPVALADELVTELTGQYPSSVTINVGGEAESTNETMSGFMVVFPAAMVAIYFVLAVMFNSLLQPLLIMAVIPFAIMASLMALVVHMQPMSLFGLIGVLGMTGVVVNNSLVLINRINELRIEGLNAIDAVTQAAVSRLRPIVMTSLTTVAGLLPLAYGLGGTDVFMGPMSLTLGYGLLFSLPVVLLVIPAMYALFFSKGSDSRTEDSLHVENTLNAKES is encoded by the coding sequence ATGAACTTCTTAGCATACTTCGCGAATCGTCAGTTTTTGGCCCGTATCATCACAGTCATGGTGTTGCTAACGGGCGCTATGTCGTTAATGCAGCTCAATTTACAAGAGTACCCAGATGTTGCGATGGACACGGCGGAAATTGAAACCAGTTATCCCGGTGCAACAGCTCAAGACATTGAACTGAACATCACCAATCCTATAGAGAAAGAACTTCGCTCTGTGGATGGCATTGCCTACTTTTCGTCTGAATCTTCAGAAGGGCGTTCTTTTATCGAGGTTGAGTATTTGCCCGGTGAAGATGCTGCGGTGATCTTACGAGATATACAGCAAGCGGTAGACCGAGTCGGGAACCTGCCGAAAGACATTGATTCGCCGCCAGTTGTGACTCAGCAGAAAACCTCTTCTTTGGATGTGTATCACTTTGGTGTGAGCCTATCAGAAAGCAACACCGATCCCGCTTCATTGCAGCACTACGCGTATCAGTTAGAAAAGAGAATCAACAACCTTGGTGGCGTAGGTTCTATCAAGCTTTCTGGTTTTAATGAGCGAGAGTTTTGGGTTGAAGTAGACCCTGAAAAAGCACGCCGTTACCAAGTCGCCTTTGATGATATCAGCACCGCGATCGAGCAGCACAACCTGTCGCAGTCGGGCGGATTTGTTGAATCATGGAGCCAAGAGCAGAAGATCGTCACCATGACTAAAGTGGCGTCGGTCGATGATGTGTCTAACATCGTGATTAAGGCGCTGGATTCTGGTCAAGTCGTTCGCGTGTCTGATGTAGCGAACGTTATCGATACTTTCGCGCGAGCAACAGAAGATCCGGTGATGAGCGGTAAGCCTGCGGTGATTTTCTCTATCACAAACAGTGGTAGTGCCGATGTAACTGCTACTATCGACAGTATCAAGGCTCTGTTAGACCAAGAAAGCGAACGCACTGGCGGAAAATTCATCTTCCAAACAAGTCTAGATCTTGGTAAAGACATGGGCGAGAAGTTCTCTATCGTGGCAACCAACGGTGCGATAGGTTTAGTGCTGGTTCTACTGATCTTGAGCATGATCCTACAACGTCGTGTCGCTTTCTGGGTGTCGGTTTCTATTCCGTTTTGTGTGTTTGGTGTGATGATCGTTTTGCCTATTATGGGGCTTAATTTAGACAGCATCACGTTGGCTGCACTGCTGTTGGTGATAGGCATTATCGTCGACGATTCAGTGATCATTGCCGAAAGTATTTTCCAAGAAAAGGAAGCGGGTAAAAAGGGTGTTGATGCTGCGGTATCTGGAACGCTAAAGGTGATTAAGCCGTTGATGGCGAGCCTAGTGACCACTGCCTTAGTGTTTATCCCAATGATGTTTATTCCTGGCACCATGGGCAAGGCGGTTGCGGTGATTCCGATTACCGTTATTGCAGCACTTGTGTTCTCATTCATTGAATGTACTCTCACGCTGCCTGCACACTTAGCCTCTGCGAAAGAGAGCAGCTCAAAGGCGCAAAAAAAGGATCGATTTGAATGGATAGCGAACCACTACCTTTCGCTGCTCAATCTCGCTCTGAACTATAAGAAGTCAGTGATTGCATTGGCGTTAGTTGGATTCGCCATTTCTGGTTTTTTAGTCTCTTCGTTGAAAGTGGATATCTTCCCGACAGAAGCGGGAAAATACATTGAGGTGTATACCGAAGTTAAGGCTGGCACTCCGCTAAGCAAGGTGCGAGAAGCCCATCAGTCGATAGAGCAAGCGATTGAATCCCTGCCAGAAACGGAACTGGTCAGCTACGAATTGGTTTATTCATCACCAGTATCACAGGGCACTATTAACCTGACGAACTTTGATCAGCGTAGCCGTTCAGCTGAGCAGATCATTGCATCACTGAATGAAGAGCTAGCGCAGTTGTCAGGTGACATGTTCATCAAGTTCTCAATTGATGCTGGTGGTCCGCCTCCCGGTGAGCCTGTTGAGGTTCGAGTGCTTGGTGGAACAGAGAGTGAACGCAACCAAACCGTTGAGCTAGTGATGGCTTGGCTCGAAGATTACCAAGGCGTGACCAGCATCAACCACAGTGAGGCACTGAAAGATCCTCAACTAAATATTGTTCCTCAATATCACTGGTTGGCGAAATACAATTTGACGGTGAGTGATTTATCGAATGCGCTGCGTGTAGGATTTGATGGTAACAGCGTGACATCCACGTGGCTCGGGGATCAAGAAGTTGATATTCGAGTGGTATTGGACGAGCAATTTCGTGACCTTGAAAAGTTGAAGACCACTAAAATCTACACGGCCGATGGACAGCAAGTACCGTTGAGTCGCTTGGCTATGGTTGAGCAGATAGAAATCCCGCGACTCATCAAGCACTACAATGGTGAGCGCGAAGTTACGGTATCCGCTGCATTGTCTGATGAAAGCATTAGTCCAGTCGCATTAGCCGATGAGCTAGTCACAGAGCTTACAGGTCAATACCCATCAAGCGTGACGATTAACGTAGGCGGTGAAGCTGAAAGCACCAACGAGACGATGAGTGGCTTTATGGTGGTGTTCCCTGCAGCGATGGTGGCGATCTACTTTGTATTGGCGGTAATGTTCAACTCATTACTTCAACCACTGCTCATTATGGCGGTTATCCCGTTTGCGATCATGGCTTCGTTGATGGCATTGGTCGTACACATGCAGCCGATGTCTCTGTTTGGACTGATTGGCGTACTTGGAATGACGGGTGTTGTGGTTAATAATTCTTTGGTGCTGATTAACCGAATCAACGAATTAAGAATTGAAGGTCTGAACGCGATAGATGCAGTGACTCAAGCTGCGGTCAGTCGTCTGCGTCCGATTGTGATGACATCGCTGACCACGGTGGCTGGTTTGCTGCCTCTCGCCTACGGGTTAGGGGGAACGGATGTGTTTATGGGGCCAATGTCGCTTACGCTGGGCTATGGTCTGTTGTTCTCATTGCCTGTCGTACTTTTGGTGATTCCTGCTATGTATGCGTTGTTCTTTTCTAAAGGCTCGGATTCGAGAACTGAGGACAGTTTGCACGTTGAGAACACGTTAAACGCCAAGGAGTCATGA
- a CDS encoding amidohydrolase: MTLKSLACTISAVLLAGCGSTVATQTYNADLIITNGQVLTINSEMDVIEDGVVVVKDDQIIAVGNEDLITQYRAEKVIDAQDGIVMPGMVNAHNHLPMIAFRGLGEEGISNRLFAYFFPLEAEKLSRELIYNATKLGSIELAQSGVTTYADMYYHMDEMAKATKEVGLRAVLGETVIKFPVVDAKEPYGGIEYAKGFIEQYKNDELITPAYAPHAVYTVSKDKLQEINKLSAQYDVPVLIHVAEFPNEEKRIKDETKAASPVEYMYEIGVLDERVVIAHGIHLSENDQKLLKQADAGISYNPMANAKGATGIAPAWEMYRADMRIGLGTDGPMSSNQVDIMRTLSYAANMQRLKHSDRTIMIPEQVIEMATLGGAKALHMEDQIGSLEAGKKADIVIVETTSANMMPNYDPYATLVYQANPSNIDTTIVNGQIVMENRVMQTVQLDEIRQSVDEFETDIKAFAKELSKKAIKSKSLMD; encoded by the coding sequence ATGACGCTTAAAAGCTTGGCATGCACCATCAGCGCAGTTCTACTGGCAGGCTGTGGTTCGACGGTCGCGACTCAAACATACAACGCCGATCTGATCATCACCAATGGACAGGTTCTAACAATCAACTCTGAAATGGATGTGATTGAAGACGGTGTGGTAGTCGTTAAAGATGACCAGATTATCGCAGTCGGTAATGAGGATTTGATTACTCAATATCGCGCTGAAAAGGTGATTGATGCTCAAGACGGGATTGTTATGCCGGGCATGGTCAATGCTCACAACCACCTACCTATGATTGCATTTCGTGGTTTAGGCGAAGAGGGTATTTCGAATCGCCTGTTTGCGTACTTCTTCCCGCTAGAAGCCGAAAAGCTTAGCCGTGAACTGATTTACAACGCGACTAAGCTTGGCTCTATCGAGTTGGCGCAAAGTGGTGTAACAACTTACGCTGACATGTATTACCACATGGATGAAATGGCAAAGGCGACCAAAGAAGTCGGCCTGCGCGCCGTGCTCGGTGAAACCGTGATTAAATTCCCTGTGGTTGATGCCAAAGAACCTTATGGCGGCATCGAGTATGCCAAGGGCTTTATCGAGCAGTACAAAAACGATGAGTTAATCACACCCGCTTATGCACCACATGCGGTGTACACCGTGAGCAAAGACAAGCTGCAAGAAATCAATAAACTGTCGGCTCAATACGATGTACCTGTGTTGATTCACGTTGCTGAATTCCCGAATGAAGAAAAGCGCATCAAGGACGAAACCAAAGCGGCATCACCAGTCGAATACATGTACGAAATTGGTGTGTTGGATGAGCGAGTCGTGATTGCGCACGGTATCCACCTTTCAGAGAACGACCAAAAGCTATTGAAACAGGCCGATGCGGGTATCTCATACAATCCAATGGCTAATGCCAAGGGTGCGACGGGAATCGCACCTGCGTGGGAGATGTACCGTGCTGATATGCGAATCGGTTTGGGCACAGACGGTCCTATGAGCTCGAACCAAGTCGATATCATGCGTACGCTAAGTTACGCAGCAAACATGCAACGCTTAAAGCATTCTGACCGTACGATCATGATTCCTGAGCAGGTGATTGAGATGGCAACATTGGGTGGTGCGAAAGCCCTACATATGGAAGACCAAATCGGTTCTCTTGAAGCAGGTAAGAAAGCAGACATCGTGATTGTAGAGACAACATCGGCGAACATGATGCCAAATTACGACCCATACGCGACCTTGGTTTACCAAGCGAATCCGAGCAACATCGACACCACTATTGTTAACGGTCAAATCGTAATGGAAAATCGAGTGATGCAAACCGTTCAACTGGATGAAATACGCCAGAGCGTCGATGAGTTTGAAACAGATATTAAAGCGTTTGCCAAAGAGCTTTCTAAGAAAGCGATTAAGTCGAAGAGCTTGATGGATTAG
- a CDS encoding oligogalacturonate-specific porin KdgM family protein translates to MKTQVLLCSTLIALSSMPTFAGETKLDVRFGHNTASDIRDSRVKFMHTFDTGFYFSAEAAQIHNDGYFAGNDSNDEDKNGLKAAAQEFEATYKFEINDQWYWAPGLVTVTAPNWTEYRPYLKLGTSFENGVSLTGRYRYNWSNDANGKDYLDGSGTTRGASNQFDIWLSKSFGDVGLMYNPRYRYQDGVDQGTGRDDYWEHTIMVNYQINETWTPYMELVSVDETYVDSNGNRENDYAVRLGFVMNL, encoded by the coding sequence ATGAAAACCCAAGTCCTACTTTGTTCTACTCTTATTGCCCTTTCTTCAATGCCTACTTTTGCCGGAGAAACCAAGTTAGATGTGCGTTTTGGTCATAACACGGCATCTGATATTCGTGATAGCCGTGTCAAATTCATGCATACTTTTGATACAGGTTTCTACTTTAGTGCGGAGGCTGCTCAGATACATAATGATGGTTACTTTGCCGGTAATGATTCAAACGATGAAGATAAAAATGGTCTAAAAGCAGCCGCTCAAGAATTTGAAGCAACTTACAAATTTGAAATTAATGACCAGTGGTATTGGGCTCCAGGTCTGGTGACGGTCACCGCTCCAAACTGGACGGAATATCGCCCTTATCTAAAGTTGGGAACAAGCTTCGAAAATGGCGTGTCTTTAACTGGTCGTTACCGTTACAACTGGTCTAACGATGCAAATGGCAAAGACTATCTAGACGGCAGCGGCACGACTCGTGGCGCGTCTAATCAGTTTGATATCTGGCTATCAAAAAGCTTTGGTGACGTAGGTTTAATGTATAACCCTCGTTATCGTTATCAAGATGGCGTCGATCAAGGGACGGGTCGTGACGATTATTGGGAACACACGATAATGGTTAACTACCAGATTAATGAAACTTGGACACCATACATGGAGCTTGTCTCTGTCGATGAAACTTACGTGGATTCTAATGGTAATCGAGAAAATGACTATGCGGTGCGTCTAGGGTTTGTCATGAACCTTTAA
- a CDS encoding MurR/RpiR family transcriptional regulator, whose product MNTFQGIERAIYEYLISHASELQDISAKTIANKALTTTTSVNRVCKKMGYASYTELRYKLASELKQQVTEPSNETNLQQIIGVANTLKSSPVVYLYSRGASIVSVSYLSRFLSLANVPHLVITDIHQLTRAELGTLLLISKSGETNAVIEMAQNAKRKGLKVLGISHNGSTLDQVCHLNVALEEQVDGISLYGRESQIHTLQIIDQIGKELLTF is encoded by the coding sequence ATGAACACATTTCAAGGTATAGAACGTGCGATTTATGAATACTTGATCAGCCACGCCAGTGAGCTTCAAGATATTTCCGCCAAAACCATTGCAAATAAAGCTTTAACGACCACAACTTCGGTGAACCGTGTCTGTAAAAAGATGGGTTACGCAAGCTATACGGAGCTACGTTACAAGTTAGCAAGCGAGCTAAAACAGCAAGTAACTGAACCGTCGAATGAAACGAACCTGCAACAGATTATTGGTGTAGCCAATACACTCAAGTCGTCACCAGTGGTGTATTTATACTCACGTGGCGCGTCCATCGTGAGTGTCAGCTATCTTTCTCGATTTCTGTCGTTAGCCAATGTGCCTCATCTGGTGATCACAGACATACATCAACTGACTAGAGCTGAGCTCGGCACCCTGCTGCTTATCAGTAAATCTGGCGAGACTAATGCTGTGATAGAAATGGCACAGAATGCAAAACGAAAAGGGCTCAAGGTACTAGGGATAAGCCACAATGGATCAACTCTCGACCAAGTTTGTCACTTAAACGTCGCGTTGGAGGAGCAGGTAGATGGTATTTCTTTGTATGGCAGGGAGTCTCAGATACACACATTGCAAATCATTGATCAAATAGGTAAAGAACTGCTGACTTTTTAA
- a CDS encoding PTS fructose transporter subunit IIC, with translation MAKKKLVAVTACPTGIAHTFMAAKKIQSWAEKQGYEVKVETQGSDGVKNKLTAHDIATADGVVLAVDVPIMDMERFDNANPLQVRTQELIKRVDDLLPTVFLRGKEKSDADVEIHDEKRSAYQVAIGHIMTGISYMLPVVVLGGLLMAVAKITGEFVDISGTPIETLDKLGFMTIKFMYPIFAGYLAYSIAGKPALIPAFIGGLMTDEPYKRFFDLEGWAPSGFFGAIAIGFIVGYLVRYLNDVIRVRTDLTTLKTMLLVPAVTGVVMVLTMEYAINPFFGALNLAMVHFFTEAGDAGRGIYSMVIAAGTAFDLGGPINKAAGSVALGLNGMSEGFDLIARELGIVIPPIGVGLAAMLDGKFRKRVFTPEEQTVGKTSLMLGMIGISEGAIPFILKNPKMIPIMILGSVIGTQLAVVLNVFQSLPLPAVWGWFLSSDPISYTLSVFVGSGFIAIALLLCTKPQPSNA, from the coding sequence ATGGCTAAGAAAAAACTGGTTGCAGTGACCGCCTGCCCTACAGGCATTGCACATACTTTCATGGCAGCTAAAAAAATTCAGAGTTGGGCTGAGAAGCAAGGCTATGAGGTTAAGGTGGAAACTCAAGGTAGCGATGGTGTTAAGAACAAACTAACGGCACATGACATCGCCACTGCCGACGGTGTTGTATTAGCAGTAGACGTGCCAATTATGGATATGGAGCGTTTTGACAATGCGAACCCACTTCAAGTTCGTACTCAAGAGCTCATTAAGCGTGTCGACGATTTACTCCCTACCGTTTTCTTACGTGGTAAAGAGAAATCGGATGCGGACGTTGAGATTCATGATGAGAAACGATCGGCTTACCAAGTTGCGATAGGCCACATTATGACAGGTATCAGCTACATGTTACCTGTGGTGGTATTGGGTGGCTTGCTGATGGCCGTGGCGAAAATTACTGGTGAGTTTGTTGATATCTCGGGTACGCCAATTGAGACTCTGGATAAGCTTGGTTTTATGACGATCAAGTTTATGTACCCAATCTTTGCTGGTTACCTAGCCTATTCGATTGCGGGGAAACCAGCCCTGATTCCTGCCTTCATTGGCGGTTTGATGACAGACGAGCCGTACAAACGATTTTTCGACTTGGAAGGTTGGGCTCCCTCAGGCTTCTTTGGCGCGATAGCGATTGGCTTCATCGTCGGCTATTTGGTTCGCTATCTAAATGATGTTATTCGGGTAAGAACCGATCTTACAACGTTGAAAACTATGCTGTTAGTGCCTGCAGTGACGGGTGTGGTCATGGTGTTAACGATGGAGTACGCGATTAACCCATTCTTTGGTGCACTTAATCTCGCAATGGTCCATTTCTTTACTGAAGCCGGTGACGCAGGCCGAGGTATCTACTCAATGGTGATAGCTGCCGGAACGGCATTTGATTTAGGTGGTCCGATAAATAAAGCTGCTGGTTCGGTTGCACTAGGCCTCAATGGTATGAGTGAAGGCTTTGACCTAATAGCGCGTGAGCTCGGCATCGTGATTCCACCTATCGGAGTTGGTTTAGCGGCGATGTTAGATGGCAAATTCCGCAAACGTGTGTTTACTCCAGAAGAACAAACCGTAGGTAAAACTTCTTTAATGCTTGGCATGATCGGTATTTCAGAAGGTGCAATTCCGTTCATTCTTAAGAACCCTAAGATGATTCCAATCATGATCCTTGGCTCAGTTATAGGCACTCAATTAGCTGTGGTTCTTAATGTTTTCCAAAGCTTGCCTCTACCCGCTGTTTGGGGGTGGTTCCTGTCTTCAGACCCAATTAGCTACACATTATCTGTATTCGTTGGTTCAGGGTTTATAGCGATAGCACTCTTGCTGTGTACGAAACCTCAGCCGAGCAATGCCTAA